One window of Papaver somniferum cultivar HN1 chromosome 9, ASM357369v1, whole genome shotgun sequence genomic DNA carries:
- the LOC113309628 gene encoding glycine-rich RNA-binding protein RZ1C-like isoform X2: MCNSAEIVVLSKNTHYCFNDLIAFYLIMLDRDTNRPRGFGFVTFADLRGMDDAIREMHGRELGERVISVNKAQPRSGGGGGGGRDDHGYGGGYSSGGRGGSFGGDRGGPGGSDCFKCGRPGHWARECPSAGGGGAGGRFPSRSRFSGSGGGRGDRFGGDRYGDRYMDDRYDGGRYGDRDRVDSRDSKYGGRDRYAGGDRYPAAGGDRFGGSDRYGASDRYPQNGYSKDRAYDRDAAPRTGGGAAGGGSDRYGSGGPTRYEGGSYRDRAGPYDRPSRGARPSSYEDRY, translated from the exons ATGTGCAATTCTGCAGAAATTGTGGTTTTGAGTAAGAACACTCACTATTGCTTTAATGATCTTATTGCGTTTTACCTG ATCATGTTGGACAGAGATACAAATCGTCCCCGAGGTTTTGGATTTGTAACTTTTGCTGATCTACGTGGAATGGATGATGCCATCAGAGAGATGCATGGCAGGGAACTTGGTGAACGTGTTATATCAGTCAACAAAGCCCAGCCtaggagtggtggtggtggaggtggtggtcgtGATGACCATGGTTATGGCGGGGGATACTCCTCAGGTGGCAGAGGTGGCAGTTTTGGTGGTGATAGGGGAGGTCCAGGGGGATCCGACTGCTTTAAGTGTGGGCGACCAGGGCATTGGGCTCGAGAATGTCCTTCAGCTGGTGGAGGAGGTGCAGGTGGAAGATTTCCTTCACGTTCTAGATTCAGTGGTAGTGGCGGCGGCCGTGGAGATCGCTTTGGAGGAGATCGCTATGGGGATCGGTACATGGATGATAGGTATGATGGTGGACGTTATGGTGACAGGGATCGTGTTGATAGCAGAGACAGCAAGTATGGAGGGCGTGACCGTTATGCTGGTGGGGACAGGTACCCAGCTGCTGGGGGAGATCGTTTTGGAGGTAGTGATCGTTATGGAGCTTCAGATCGGTACCCTCAGAATGGCTACAGCAAAGACAGGGCATATGATAGAGATGCAGCCCCAAGGACTGGTGGTGGCGCTGCTGGTGGTGGTAGCGATAGGTATGGAAGTGGAGGGCCAACACGTTATGAGGGAGGAAGTTACAGGGACAGGGCTGGTCCTTATGATCGCCCGAGCAGGGGAGCACGACCTTCATCCTACGAAGACCGCTACTGA
- the LOC113309628 gene encoding glycine-rich RNA-binding protein RZ1C-like isoform X3 has product MLDRDTNRPRGFGFVTFADLRGMDDAIREMHGRELGERVISVNKAQPRSGGGGGGGRDDHGYGGGYSSGGRGGSFGGDRGGPGGSDCFKCGRPGHWARECPSAGGGGAGGRFPSRSRFSGSGGGRGDRFGGDRYGDRYMDDRYDGGRYGDRDRVDSRDSKYGGRDRYAGGDRYPAAGGDRFGGSDRYGASDRYPQNGYSKDRAYDRDAAPRTGGGAAGGGSDRYGSGGPTRYEGGSYRDRAGPYDRPSRGARPSSYEDRY; this is encoded by the coding sequence ATGTTGGACAGAGATACAAATCGTCCCCGAGGTTTTGGATTTGTAACTTTTGCTGATCTACGTGGAATGGATGATGCCATCAGAGAGATGCATGGCAGGGAACTTGGTGAACGTGTTATATCAGTCAACAAAGCCCAGCCtaggagtggtggtggtggaggtggtggtcgtGATGACCATGGTTATGGCGGGGGATACTCCTCAGGTGGCAGAGGTGGCAGTTTTGGTGGTGATAGGGGAGGTCCAGGGGGATCCGACTGCTTTAAGTGTGGGCGACCAGGGCATTGGGCTCGAGAATGTCCTTCAGCTGGTGGAGGAGGTGCAGGTGGAAGATTTCCTTCACGTTCTAGATTCAGTGGTAGTGGCGGCGGCCGTGGAGATCGCTTTGGAGGAGATCGCTATGGGGATCGGTACATGGATGATAGGTATGATGGTGGACGTTATGGTGACAGGGATCGTGTTGATAGCAGAGACAGCAAGTATGGAGGGCGTGACCGTTATGCTGGTGGGGACAGGTACCCAGCTGCTGGGGGAGATCGTTTTGGAGGTAGTGATCGTTATGGAGCTTCAGATCGGTACCCTCAGAATGGCTACAGCAAAGACAGGGCATATGATAGAGATGCAGCCCCAAGGACTGGTGGTGGCGCTGCTGGTGGTGGTAGCGATAGGTATGGAAGTGGAGGGCCAACACGTTATGAGGGAGGAAGTTACAGGGACAGGGCTGGTCCTTATGATCGCCCGAGCAGGGGAGCACGACCTTCATCCTACGAAGACCGCTACTGA
- the LOC113312026 gene encoding uncharacterized protein LOC113312026 gives MWRFSPSVKFVKYLYKYVWKGVDCICMEVSSKKGFEYEIKQFVDARWIFPQEALWRIYKYQMNKISPLVVSLQIHLKDQQKILLPDGRTVRDVLQGEKASRTKLTEYLRKKQKMSLQEPFYTRNFQSIMGPTSFEYLLKIASITFLTYIEVAQHLGLLEIDTAMHDTLLEATQVQMPLSLRRLFCTMLTLWNPTGIRELWDEFLSHLIEDHLSSNKEQGDINLMLREPSSTLGPDLMKKYQLPTITEDVGTSGTNDLVMEEKLIPIPPEYLSAIGQLNRDLIRKTSLIIWDEATMANRYAFEALDRTLRDVTKVELPFGGKILVLGGDFRQLLPIIERGTRAQAVSTCLTNAKFWKHVNVIHLKENMHSRLDPGFSEFFLRIGDGVESYVIEKMAVRRLIEEVFPRLEENAFDKVYVSQRALITPKNDVVENLNQKVIEIFPGAEVVYHSFDTVTDDPKNLWTQDFLNTIAPGGLPPHKLILKIGDPIILLRNLDPKCGLCNGTRLLCRRLFTNLIDAEIVTGSCSGMRVLILRIPMEPPKESKLPFKLTRKQFPVHASFALTINKSQGKTIPHVGFYLQEHVFSHGQLYVALSRGVSRTTTKVLVKNGTLPDVIGMFTRNVVFKEGLKLCDSVW, from the exons ATGTGGAGATTTTCTCCAAGTGTGAAGTTTGTGAAGTATTTGTACAAATATGTTTGGAAAGGGGTGGATTGTATCTGCATGGAGGTTTCGAGCAAAAAAGGTTTCGAATATGAGATCAAGCAGTTTGTAGATGCCCGTTGGATCTTCCCGCAAGAAGCACTATGGAGAATATACAAGTATCAGATGAATAAGATTTCTCCACTTGTAGTCTCATTACAAATACACCTCAAGGATCAGCAAAAGATTTTACTTCCAGATGGGCGGACCGTGCGAGATGTGCTGCAGGGAGAGAAGGCATCCCGTACAAAGCTTACCGAGTATTTAAGAAAAAAGCAGAAGATGAGTTTGCAAGAACCCTTTTATACAAGGAATTTCCAGAGCATTAT GGGTCCAACTTCTTTTGAGTACCTGCTAAAGATAGCTTCTATTACCTTTTTGACGTACATAGAAGTGGCGCAGCATCTTGGTTTGTTAGAAATTGATACTGCCATGCATGATACACTTCTTGAAGCAACACAAGTGCAGATGCCTTTGTCCTTGAGAAGGCTTTTCTGTACGATGTTAACCTTATGGAACCCAACCGGAATCCGCGAATTATGGGATGAATTTCTTTCACACCTGATTGAAGATCACCTCAGCTCCAACAAGGAACAAGGTGATATTAATCTTATGTTACGGGAACCTAGTTCTACTCTTGGTCCAGATTTGATGAAGAAGTATCAGTTGCCAACCATCACCGAAGACGTAGGCACTTCAGGAACAAATGATTTGGTCATGGAAGAAAAATTGATTCCTATTCCTCCAGAATATTTGTCGGCTATCGGCCAGCTAAACAGAG ATCTCATTCGGAAGACCAGCTTGATTATCTGGGACGAAGCAACAATGGCAAACCGATATGCATTTGAAGCTTTAGATCGGACATTAAGAGATGTAACTAAGGTTGAGCTACCATTTGGAGGTAAGATTTTGGTTTTGGGTGGTGATTTTCGTCAACTGTTGCCTATAATTGAACGTGGCACACGAGCACAGGCAGTAAGTACATGCTTAACCAATGCAAAATTCTGGAAGCATGTCAACGTAATTCATCTCAAAGAGAACATGCATTCAAGGTTGGATCCCGGCTTCTCAGAATTCTTTCTTCGCATTGGAGATGGAGTTGAATCTTATGTTATAGAAAAGATG GCTGTTAGGAGATTGATTGAGGAGGTTTTTCCAAGACTTGAAGAGAATGCATTTGACAAAGTTTATGTGAGTCAGAGGGCTTTGATAACTCCAAAGAATGACGTTGTCGAAAATCTCAATCAGAAAGTTATTGAAATCTTCCCGGGAGCCGAGGTAGTGTATCACTCCTTTGATACGGTAACAGATGACCCCAAGAATTTGTGGACACAAGATTTTCTCAACACTATTGCTCCAGGTGGATTACCTCCTCACAAGCTTATACTGAAGATAGGTGATCCAATTATTCTCTTGAGAAACCTTGATCCAAAGTGTGGCCTTTGTAATGGCACAAGGTTATTGTGTCGAAGACTATTCACAAACTTAATCGATGCAGAAATTGTTACAGGTAGTTGCTCAGGGATGAGAGTGTTGATTCTGAGGATACCCATGGAGCCTCCAAAAGAGTCGAAATTGCCTTTTAAGCTTACACGAAAGCAGTTTCCAGTTCATGCAAGTTTTGCTCTAACGATAAACAAGTCTCAAGGGAAGACCATACCACATGTTGGTTTTTACCTACAAGAACATGTGTTTAGTCATGGACAGTTGTATGTTGCTTTGTCCAGGGGAGTCTCAAGAACCACAACAAAAGTATTAGTTAAGAATGGGACTCTTCCAGATGTTATAGGAATGTTTACCAGAAATGTTGTTTTTAAAGAGGGCCTGAAATTATGTGATAGTGTTTGGTGA
- the LOC113309628 gene encoding glycine-rich RNA-binding protein RZ1C-like isoform X1 produces MAGKEDNYRIFVGGLSWETTDRQLEDAFSRYGKILEAQIMLDRDTNRPRGFGFVTFADLRGMDDAIREMHGRELGERVISVNKAQPRSGGGGGGGRDDHGYGGGYSSGGRGGSFGGDRGGPGGSDCFKCGRPGHWARECPSAGGGGAGGRFPSRSRFSGSGGGRGDRFGGDRYGDRYMDDRYDGGRYGDRDRVDSRDSKYGGRDRYAGGDRYPAAGGDRFGGSDRYGASDRYPQNGYSKDRAYDRDAAPRTGGGAAGGGSDRYGSGGPTRYEGGSYRDRAGPYDRPSRGARPSSYEDRY; encoded by the exons ATGGCTGGCAAAGAAGATAATTATAGGATTTTTGTTGGAGGTTTGTCATGGGAAACTACAGATAGGCAACTTGAAGATGCGTTCAGTCgttatggaaaaattcttgaGGCTCAG ATCATGTTGGACAGAGATACAAATCGTCCCCGAGGTTTTGGATTTGTAACTTTTGCTGATCTACGTGGAATGGATGATGCCATCAGAGAGATGCATGGCAGGGAACTTGGTGAACGTGTTATATCAGTCAACAAAGCCCAGCCtaggagtggtggtggtggaggtggtggtcgtGATGACCATGGTTATGGCGGGGGATACTCCTCAGGTGGCAGAGGTGGCAGTTTTGGTGGTGATAGGGGAGGTCCAGGGGGATCCGACTGCTTTAAGTGTGGGCGACCAGGGCATTGGGCTCGAGAATGTCCTTCAGCTGGTGGAGGAGGTGCAGGTGGAAGATTTCCTTCACGTTCTAGATTCAGTGGTAGTGGCGGCGGCCGTGGAGATCGCTTTGGAGGAGATCGCTATGGGGATCGGTACATGGATGATAGGTATGATGGTGGACGTTATGGTGACAGGGATCGTGTTGATAGCAGAGACAGCAAGTATGGAGGGCGTGACCGTTATGCTGGTGGGGACAGGTACCCAGCTGCTGGGGGAGATCGTTTTGGAGGTAGTGATCGTTATGGAGCTTCAGATCGGTACCCTCAGAATGGCTACAGCAAAGACAGGGCATATGATAGAGATGCAGCCCCAAGGACTGGTGGTGGCGCTGCTGGTGGTGGTAGCGATAGGTATGGAAGTGGAGGGCCAACACGTTATGAGGGAGGAAGTTACAGGGACAGGGCTGGTCCTTATGATCGCCCGAGCAGGGGAGCACGACCTTCATCCTACGAAGACCGCTACTGA
- the LOC113308746 gene encoding protein NUCLEAR FUSION DEFECTIVE 4-like yields MVETLIGNNSMTTSREMFRFTKQLLKGRWFMLFAAFLIMSGAGATYAFGIYSKEIKRTLGFDQETLNLLGFFKDLGASVGVFSGLIAEVTPTWFVLLVGAALNFFGYFMIWLAVAGHIAKPKVWQMCMYICIGANSQNFANTGSLVPCVKNFPESRGIMVGLLKGFTGLSGAVMNQLYLAIYGNDPKALILLIGWLPAVVSLFFVYTIRPMKVVKQSNERKTFYKYLIISLALALFVMVITIIQKQKAFSHGGYIATATVVCILLFIPLGVAINEELAIWKQNKQVINSTPTAVTIETPQPTIVAQTVDTKNPVQESSWHSNIFNPPKRGEDYTILQALLSLDMLLVFISVFSGLGTSLSAIDNLGQIGESLGYPSLTISTFVSLVSIWNYFGRVCAGFISEILLSKWGFPRTLVMTVVLVLSCIGDILIAFAFPGSLYVSSVLIGFSYGAQLTLVYTIISELFGLKYYSTLFNCGVLGSPLGSYVFNVRVLGILYDREALKQLKFKGLCRDSVKELTCIGKECYRMSFIIMAGVSLVGALCSLVLVMRTRDFYQGDIYKKFREQASGNKSEESEMGLAVSSVDDRKTLK; encoded by the coding sequence ATGGTGGAGACATTGATTGGTAACAATAGTATGACTACTTCAAGAGAAAtgtttcggttcacaaaacagcTTCTGAAAGGAAGATGGTTTATGCTATTTGCAGCTTTTCTAATCATGTCAGGTGCTGGTGCAACTTATGCATTTGGCATTTACTCAAAGGAGATTAAAAGAACCCTTGGGTTTGATCAAGAAACTCTCAATTTACTTGGTTTTTTCAAAGATCTTGGTGCAAGTGTTGGTGTCTTTTCTGGTTTAATAGCTGAAGTAACACCAACTTGGTTCGTTCTTCTCGTTGGCGCCGCATTGAATTTCTTCGGATACTTCATGATTTGGCTTGCAGTTGCTGGCCATATTGCAAAACCCAAAGTCTGGCAAATGTGTATGTACATTTGTATAGGTGCTAATTCACAGAATTTTGCTAATACTGGTTCATTAGTACCATGTGTGAAGAATTTTCCGGAAAGCCGCGGAATCATGGTGGGTTTGTTAAAGGGTTTTACAGGATTAAGTGGAGCTGTAATGAATCAACTTTATCTAGCCATCTATGGTAATGATCCTAAAGCTCTTATTCTACTTATTGGTTGGCTTCCTGCAGTTGTTTCACTCTTTTTTGTCTACACAATTAGACCCATGAAAGTAGTAAAACAATCGAATGAACGGAAAACGTTTTACAAATACTTAATCATATCGCTTGCATTAGCGTTATTCGTAATGGTTATAACCATAATTCAGAAGCAAAAGGCTTTCTCTCATGGTGGATATATTGCTACTGCAACTGTTGTTTGTATTTTGCTCTTCATTCCTTTAGGAGTTGCCATCAATGAGGAGCTTGCTATTTGGAAGCAAAACAAGCAAGTTATAAATTCTACTCCTACTGCTGTAACAATTGAAACCCCACAACCAACAATTGTTGCCCAAACTGTTGACACAAAGAACCCCGTACAGGAATCATCTTGGCATTCTAACATTTTCAATCCACCTAAAAGAGGCGAAGATTACACGATACTGCAGGCGTTACTAAGTTTAGACATGTTACTAGTATTCATTTCAGTTTTCAGTGGACTTGGTACAAGTTTAAGTGCAATTGACAATTTAGGACAAATTGGAGAATCTCTAGGCTACCCATCTCTTACAATTAGCACATTTGTATCATTAGTCAGTATATGGAACTACTTTGGCAGAGTTTGTGCAGGTTTTATCTCTGAAATCCTTCTATCAAAATGGGGTTTTCCAAGAACATTAGTAATGACAGTAGTCTTAGTCTTATCATGTATCGGCGACATTCTCATTGCGTTTGCATTTCCCGGTTCTCTTTACGTTTCTTCGGTGCTCATTGGTTTCTCTTATGGTGCTCAATTAACCTTAGTTTATACCATAATCTCTGAACTCTTCGGTCTCAAGTATTACTCGACGTTATTCAACTGCGGTGTTTTGGGCAGTCCTCTTGGTTCGTACGTATTCAATGTGAGGGTTCTTGGGATTCTTTACGATAGAGAAGCACTGAAACAGTTGAAATTTAAAGGACTTTGTAGAGATTCAGTGAAGGAATTAACTTGTATTGGAAAAGAATGCTATAGAATGTCCTTCATTATAATGGCAGGTGTATCTTTAGTTGGAGCTTTGTGCTCACTTGTGCTGGTCATGAGGACAAGAGATTTCTATCAAGGAGATATTTATAAGAAGTTTAGAGAACAGGCTAGTGGTAATAAGAGTGAAGAATCAGAGATGGGTCTTGCTGTTTCATCTGTTGATGACCGGAAAACATTAAAATGA